A single Lactuca sativa cultivar Salinas chromosome 8, Lsat_Salinas_v11, whole genome shotgun sequence DNA region contains:
- the LOC111882407 gene encoding uncharacterized protein LOC111882407: protein MAASNPQQMYPMQIENSVGSPTRAPLLVVEEDVATTLMFQEEQCPTPLIADDLEKLHADQVSFSEMMFGVPPSLFEHIKLCKSAKEIWDTLQDLFEGSENMKDKHLTSVVNKFDTFTTSPSEFVASASNRYRIVVNNMTAHGIVRTPHE from the exons atggctgcttctaatcCTCAACAAATGTATCCAATGCAAATAGAAAATAGCGTGGGTAGCCCTACACGTGCCCCATtgctagttgttgaaga AGATGTTGCTACAACTCTCATGTTCCAAGAAGAACAGTGTCCAACACCACTTATTGCCGATGATCTTGAAAAGCTGCATGCAGACCAAGTTTCCTTTTCGGAAATGATGTTTGGTGTACCACCATCACTCTTTGAGCATATCAAGCTATGCAAATCtgcaaaagagatttgggacacacTCCAGGACCTATTCGAAGGATCAGAGAACATGAAGGATAAGCATCTAACATCTGTTGTCAACAAGTTTGACACTTTCACTACTTCACCCAGTGAATTTGTTGCCTCTGCTTCTAACAGATATCGAATCGTTGTCAACAACATGACTGCTCATGGAATTGTACGAACCCCACATGAATAA